A genomic segment from Plasmodium malariae genome assembly, contig: PmUG01_00_37, whole genome shotgun sequence encodes:
- the PmUG01_00062700 gene encoding fam-l protein, with protein MIQKMNLFFLIEISTFVLLSLICYFYKDVNIFSKYLDENYKLDSKLNGTFRLLAKCKRDKNLCIVELKNETPNNELNEKKYISNNKKVATGTTMQVNESSLNNVGRNKHANKNKCYVFETKKYSRLEKKIFKELDYEDFLKNNRTISNKIYKKIMRKKLASQLAPTLIFFILLSLSFVLDYCGSYGLVWGLVDILKSFLSNWTNVVNKYLKDTFLKSLLEYKCQSTGTSGKCCYTIPLLFNLFYVIPFIIYCIIIISRIVYYHKKVKKYEKIKYRKR; from the exons atgatccAAAAAAtgaatctattttttttgattgaAATTTCTACTTTTGTACTTTTATCTTTGATATGCTATTTTTACAAAGATGTg AATATCTTTAGCAAATACTTGGATGAGAACTACAAACTAGACAGTAAATTAAATGGAACTTTTCGATTGCTGGCAAAATGTAAACGCGATAAGAATTTATGCATTGTAGAGTTAAAAAATGAGACGCcaaataatgaattaaacgaaaaaaaatatatatctaataataaaaaagtggCCACAGGAACAACAATGCAAGTAAATGAAAGTTCACTGAATAATGTTGGAAGAAATAAACAtgctaataaaaataaatgttatgtatttgaaacaaaaaaatattctcgtttagaaaaaaaaatattcaaagaacttgattatgaagattttcttaaaaataacagaACAATTAGTAATaagatttataaaaaaattatgcgtAAAAAACTGGCATCGCAACTTGCTCCaactttaatatttttcatattgttATCGTTGTCATTTGTATTAGATTACTGTGGTAGTTATGGCCTTGTATGGGGCTTAGTTGATATATTGAAGAGCTTTTTAAGTAATTGGACTAATGTTGTAAACAAATATCTTAAGGATACTTTCTTAAAATCGTTATTAGAGTATAAGTGTCAATCAACTGGTACTAGTGGTAAGTGTTGTTATACCATACCACTTCTTTTCAATCTATTTTACGTCATACCcttcattatatattgtatCATAATTATATCAAGAATCGTTTATTACcacaaaaaagttaaaaaatatgaaaaaattaagtaccgtaaaaggtaa